From the genome of Methanofervidicoccus abyssi, one region includes:
- a CDS encoding AIR synthase related protein, whose protein sequence is MERIEYEIKHAIKHMMETNYPRKRLWDMDLKVKDLIRGIRAGDDSVVIGKNVINIEGPYPLKLGSKTALIHTSCDVVAMGARPLYALDAIQAHNEEEIKMAVEGLRRQSLGLNIPIVGGNTQTEESLNSCISVVVFGELIGDKVITDGGAQVGDVILMLGHPVEGDIGERIQRAKNKYDTFLSIVKKGIEINACKDASRGGWLCNILEMIVKAKVGAEITAIPYPRSTRYLGTYIVSTKEENLKDILNICVEKRCPVIPFGRIIEEKVFKVGNREYISEEVLRDIIAKFPYKQ, encoded by the coding sequence ATGGAACGTATAGAGTACGAAATAAAACATGCCATAAAACACATGATGGAGACAAATTACCCAAGAAAAAGGTTATGGGATATGGATCTTAAGGTAAAAGATCTAATAAGGGGTATTAGGGCAGGGGATGATAGCGTAGTAATAGGTAAAAATGTTATAAACATTGAGGGGCCTTATCCCCTAAAGTTGGGCTCAAAAACTGCCCTTATACATACTTCCTGTGATGTTGTAGCCATGGGGGCAAGGCCTCTCTACGCCTTAGATGCAATCCAGGCCCACAATGAGGAAGAAATAAAGATGGCTGTAGAGGGGCTGAGAAGACAGTCCTTAGGTTTAAATATCCCCATAGTTGGAGGAAACACTCAAACTGAAGAGAGTTTAAACTCCTGTATCTCTGTGGTTGTATTCGGTGAATTGATAGGTGATAAAGTAATTACAGATGGAGGTGCCCAGGTTGGAGATGTTATACTTATGTTGGGACACCCTGTAGAAGGAGATATCGGGGAGAGAATCCAGAGGGCTAAAAATAAGTACGATACATTTTTGAGTATAGTGAAGAAAGGTATTGAGATCAACGCCTGTAAGGATGCTTCCAGGGGGGGATGGTTGTGTAACATACTTGAGATGATAGTGAAGGCAAAGGTAGGTGCCGAGATAACTGCTATACCTTATCCCCGCTCCACTAGATACCTGGGGACCTATATAGTAAGTACTAAGGAGGAGAATTTAAAGGATATCTTGAATATATGTGTGGAGAAGAGGTGCCCAGTTATACCATTTGGAAGGATCATTGAGGAGAAAGTTTTTAAGGTAGGGAATAGAGAGTACATCAGTGAAGAGGTTCTCAGAGATATTATTGCTAAGTTTCCCTATAAACAGTAA
- a CDS encoding 50S ribosomal protein L11 has translation MGTEIVEVLITGGKATAGPPLGPAIGPLGINVMKVVKEINEKTKAYEGMNVPVKIIVNTDDKTFKIEVGIPPTSALIKKELNLEKGSSEPKHNIVGNLTMEQAVKIAKMKMDSMLSYTLKNATKEVIGTCVSLGVTVDGKDPKEVIKLIEKGEYDEYFKE, from the coding sequence ATGGGTACAGAAATAGTAGAAGTACTGATAACTGGAGGAAAGGCTACAGCAGGGCCTCCACTGGGTCCAGCTATAGGACCCTTGGGTATAAACGTCATGAAGGTAGTAAAGGAGATTAACGAGAAAACAAAGGCGTACGAAGGAATGAACGTCCCAGTTAAGATTATTGTAAATACTGACGATAAAACTTTCAAGATAGAGGTAGGTATACCTCCAACATCAGCACTTATAAAAAAGGAGTTGAACCTTGAAAAGGGCTCTTCAGAACCAAAGCACAATATAGTAGGTAACCTTACAATGGAACAGGCTGTAAAAATTGCTAAAATGAAGATGGACTCAATGCTCTCCTACACTTTGAAGAACGCTACAAAAGAAGTTATTGGAACTTGTGTATCTCTGGGAGTTACAGTAGATGGAAAAGATCCTAAGGAAGTGATAAAGTTGATAGAGAAAGGAGAATATGACGAGTACTTCAAAGAATAA
- a CDS encoding V4R domain-containing protein has protein sequence MTDFTIFNLFNINNIKEKEKQQNATGKKFNKLPIDFEEICDINRPILGRYIDIVLYRAVLLSLVKYLGFNALSKLYHAGVDFGKRLGVKSIDEMIECFESLRIGIPELVSEDPIKIRVYECAFCSGLPNIGKPVPVCHFERGVLTGCLEDILNKKVKIVESKCCANGYDCCEFKEVSK, from the coding sequence ATGACAGATTTTACAATATTTAATTTATTCAATATTAACAATATTAAAGAAAAAGAAAAACAACAAAACGCTACAGGTAAGAAATTCAATAAACTACCAATAGATTTTGAAGAAATTTGTGATATTAATAGACCCATCTTAGGTAGATATATAGATATTGTACTGTATAGAGCAGTACTCCTCTCTCTTGTAAAGTACTTAGGATTTAACGCATTGTCGAAACTGTACCATGCAGGAGTAGATTTTGGAAAGAGATTGGGAGTAAAATCCATAGATGAGATGATAGAATGTTTTGAGAGTTTAAGAATAGGTATACCAGAATTGGTAAGTGAAGATCCTATAAAAATTCGTGTATATGAGTGTGCATTCTGTTCAGGTCTCCCAAACATTGGTAAACCCGTACCCGTATGTCACTTTGAAAGGGGAGTACTAACAGGATGTTTAGAAGATATATTAAATAAGAAGGTTAAAATTGTAGAATCGAAGTGTTGTGCCAATGGTTATGACTGCTGTGAGTTTAAAGAAGTGTCCAAATAA
- the glmM gene encoding phosphoglucosamine mutase, which produces MRLFGTSGIRMKNLDPQIAYKVGFAVSQKVEDVVVARDSRTTGDLIKSALTAGLLSGGATVIDIGIVPTPTLGFSTRNFEVGVMITASHNPPEYNGIKLFNRDGTPYSPEEEREIEETISKNNFKRADWSSVGEVLRYENALREYREHILKHLSISRSFNVVVDCANGASSVISPHLFTDVGSHVISLNAHLDGRFVGRMPEPNKENLQETMKVVRGLNERESNYIGIAHDGDGDRMVAIDERGRMADFDKLLAIFSKYIVEKTGSKVVITTVDASMSLDEYLGDKVKVVRTKVGDVAVSQALSKYNALFGGEPSGTWIHGDVHLTPDGILSGLRVLEMMEYFDEKLCILLDEVPSYVNLREKIPCEECKKSSVMKYVIEYGERIFQRTPETVDGARFNLENGWILIRPSGTEPYIRIRVEGKDNTIAKDLLERGIKLVRKALKNEL; this is translated from the coding sequence ATGAGACTCTTTGGAACCTCTGGTATAAGGATGAAAAACTTAGATCCTCAGATAGCCTATAAGGTAGGTTTTGCTGTATCTCAGAAGGTAGAAGATGTAGTTGTTGCCAGAGATAGTAGGACAACTGGGGATCTAATAAAGAGTGCATTAACTGCAGGCCTCTTAAGTGGGGGAGCTACTGTAATAGATATAGGTATTGTACCTACCCCAACCTTAGGTTTTTCCACGAGGAATTTCGAAGTAGGCGTTATGATAACTGCCTCTCATAATCCCCCAGAGTATAATGGTATAAAACTCTTTAACAGAGATGGTACTCCCTATAGTCCCGAAGAAGAGAGGGAAATCGAGGAGACAATCTCTAAAAACAACTTTAAAAGGGCTGATTGGAGTTCTGTTGGGGAAGTGTTAAGATATGAGAACGCATTGAGGGAATACAGGGAACATATACTTAAACACCTGTCGATAAGTAGAAGTTTCAATGTAGTTGTAGACTGTGCCAACGGAGCAAGTTCTGTAATATCCCCCCATCTATTTACAGATGTCGGATCCCATGTTATATCTCTAAATGCTCACCTAGATGGGAGATTCGTAGGTAGAATGCCTGAGCCAAATAAAGAGAACCTTCAGGAGACGATGAAGGTAGTTAGAGGGTTGAATGAGAGAGAGAGCAATTATATAGGGATAGCCCATGATGGAGATGGAGATAGGATGGTGGCCATAGATGAAAGAGGAAGGATGGCAGATTTTGACAAGTTACTTGCAATATTCTCTAAATATATTGTGGAAAAGACTGGGAGTAAGGTGGTGATAACTACAGTAGATGCCTCGATGTCCTTAGATGAATACCTGGGAGATAAAGTTAAAGTTGTTAGAACCAAGGTTGGAGATGTAGCAGTCTCTCAGGCACTGTCTAAGTACAACGCCCTCTTTGGAGGAGAACCCTCTGGTACCTGGATCCATGGAGATGTTCATCTAACCCCAGATGGGATACTATCTGGTTTAAGAGTTTTGGAGATGATGGAGTACTTCGATGAGAAACTGTGTATCCTCTTAGATGAAGTACCATCCTATGTAAATCTAAGAGAAAAGATACCCTGTGAAGAATGTAAGAAATCCTCTGTTATGAAGTATGTGATAGAGTACGGAGAGAGAATATTCCAAAGGACTCCAGAGACTGTAGATGGAGCCAGGTTTAACTTGGAAAATGGATGGATACTTATAAGACCCTCTGGAACTGAACCCTATATAAGGATAAGAGTTGAGGGGAAGGATAATACTATTGCAAAGGATCTCCTAGAGAGAGGTATTAAGCTGGTGAGAAAGGCCTTAAAGAATGAGTTATAA